The sequence GAATTGTGGAGACAAATTTTCCTATGCTTGGTTCATGTCCTACAAGAATAAACTCCCCTTGTTCAGCATATTTCTTACACAATTGAATGATTGCCGCCGTTGTTGTTTCCGGCCGGAGGTCCTCTTCAGGAGCAATAGGAACTGAATGATCAAATATGTTTGCCAAAATTTCTGCCGTTGCAAATGCCCGTTTCATTGGGGACGAGACGATACAACGAGGAGTTTTGATAATGGCGGCGATTCCCGCAGCATTTTCCTTCATTCTACGAATACCGCTTTTTGTAAGTGGGCGGTCGTCATTCGGGTAAGATTTTTTTTCGCGTTCTTCCGCGACGGCATGTCGAACAATGTATAGTTTCATGGCACCAGTCAGTTTT is a genomic window of Bacteroidota bacterium containing:
- a CDS encoding phosphoglycerate mutase family protein produces the protein MKLYIVRHAVAEEREKKSYPNDDRPLTKSGIRRMKENAAGIAAIIKTPRCIVSSPMKRAFATAEILANIFDHSVPIAPEEDLRPETTTAAIIQLCKKYAEQGEFILVGHEPSIGKFVSTILGQSEQSIALKKGSLCAIEFDVDQPKRSRLLFYLPPRILRKISD